DNA from Mesorhizobium sp. B2-1-1:
ACATTATCGCAATCAAGAATGGCGCCGTCGTCAATGAGGGGTACACCGATGCAGGACGGCTTCTGACTGGCGAACTGGTCTATACGGGATTTACCAGGACATTTCTGTTCGGCGTAGCCTCGTCTGCTCCTGTCCATCGAAGACTGACGCCATTGATGAACGAGTATTTCGCCTCGATCGCCGACGCGCACCGGATCCTGGGCGTGCTCGATGAGGAGGACGACATGCACCCTTCCGCCGACGGCAAGGAAAAGACGGTCCACGGCTCAATCGCGCGACTGGCGCGCATGGTCGGGCGCGACGCCGCTGAACTTTCGCCGCCGGAATGGGGTGAAGTCGCACGCTGGTTCAGCGAGCAGCAATTGCGGAAAATCCACGACGCAGCATCCCTGGTTGCCTGGGGTCTTGCTCAAGATGTTCCGATCGTCGGCGCCGGAACGGGCCGCTGGCAGATCAGGCGGCTGGCCGAGCGCATGGAACGTCGCTTTGTCGATTTCGCCGACATCGTCCCCGCTCATGAAGCTGTTCGCGGCGAGGCCAGCCGCGCCGCACCAGCATCGGCGGTGGCGCTGCTGGCTGGATATCGATCACAAGCAGCGTAGCGGCGCTCGCGCCGTCACGCTCACGCGTCCCCGCTGCTGGACCCTTTGGCGGCTAGGTGATCGCTGACACGCTGCATCAGCCAACCCCAGGCTTCCCGTTCGTCGGCGCCGGCTGTCTTTTCGATAGAGATCGAAAGATACGCGATCTCGGCCTCGATCTTGTCGCGGGGTAGCATGCCAAGCCGGCTGACCAGGATGGCCAGTTCCAGAACAGCCGCCTTGGCACGGTTAAGGCCGGTGAAGGGCGCATGCATTTCCTCTCGAAGCACGCGGCAGAAATGGCGAGGGCGCACGCCATCATCGTCAACGCTCTCGACTTCGAGAACCGAATGCGCCAGCGCAGTCGCCAACCGGGGAACCAGAAAATCTTCAAGGGGAACGGTCGGCCAGTCCTTGCGCCCGGTCAGGCATCCAGCGAAGACGCGCACGTCGTCGGTGTAGTTGGCGATGGCGAACGGCACCGCCGCCAGATTGTCGAGCGTAACCGAGGGGCGAAACGGCGCGATAACCCAGCCGTCTTTTTCGGAGATGATGCCGATCGGCGCGATATGGACCTTTCCTGTCTTGTCGACAGTGGTGATGATTGTCTCGCGAATGTAAGGCACCTAACCCTCCTTCTTCGCGCGAAGCGTCTCGCCCGGTTCGGCAAGACGGGTACGGTCGGTTTCGAGAGCCGGTGCGGCAACGCCCCATGCGAGCGGCTCGTCCTGAACATAGCGCTTGCCGAGGCGCCACGCGATCTCGGCCTTCGTCAGTTCCGCGCCCAGATAGAAAGCATGCGCACCGTCGGTCTCCACGCCAAGTGCGGCGAAGAATTCGAACGCACCCGTGGCAACCGCGTGCCCTTTGCCATTGAAAATATGAATGCCGTCCTCCGCTGCCGCGATACGGTAGTTGGCGTCGCGCACCTCGGCCGCCAATGCAGCGATATCATCGGTCGAGGCCGTGAAAGGCTTGCGATCGTGGATCTGCAGCAAGCCTGGGTGATAGCTTCGCGGCAGTGCACCGTCATTGCGGGCGGCAAACATCACGCGGCGGGCAATGTCGTGCTCCTCGATCGTCCGCACCGTGTGCGGGCTGACATGCACGGCTAGCACGTTTCGAACCCCGAGCTCCGAGCAGAGGCCCGTTAGAACGGCCGTAACGCCGGAACTATCGGCATCGGTAAGCTCGGTGAGATTGCCGGTGCCCATCAGCAATTCGATCTCCGGCCAGCGGCGGCGCGCCTCGATGAAGCGGCCGAGCGATTGGGCGAAGCCGAAGTGGATCGGATCCAACACGGGATCGGCGATAAAGGAAATGCCAGCCCTTTGCGCCGTATCGATAGCGCGGCCAAGCGAATCCAGATCGCCAGGGGCGGACGGGATCAACACTGCCGTACCCCCATGGCCGAAGATTATCGGCAGCGTGTTCTCGTCGAGGCTGAGAAGATAGTCCGCACCGGCGCGTGCACCGATCGACAGTTCGTCCGCGCTGGCCGAATCGACGCTGACCTGAAACCCTTGTGCCTTGAGCTCGCGCACAGCCTCCGACAGCAACGGAAATGGCGTTTCAGGCAGGCAGCCAAGATCGATGACATCGGCGCCGGCCGCAGCTAGCGTCCCCGCCCGCAGCATGAGCGCTTCGATCGACAGCATTGGCGCATCGACGATCTCGGCGAAAATGCGCATATCATGACGCGTAAGATCCGGCGGCTCGCCGACACGGCCGAGAAAGGCCGGCAGGTCCGCGATCTCGTCAGGACCGCGCGCAAAGGGCACGCCGAAATGGTTCGACAATTGCTCGATATCGCCGCGATAGCGCCCTGGCAGGATAAAGCGGTCAACGGCGTTGGGCGCGATGAGACGCCGCTTTATGATGTCTTCGGTCATCAGTGCGGCGACCTTGACACCTATATCGACCACCTCCCACGAAAACTCCGTCTCGCCCAGACCGGATAGCAGCTTTTCCAACCGTGCCCTGGCCAAATGTCCCGTGAGAAAGACCAGCCGCTCAGCCATGGCCGGACAGCTCGGCCCGGCGTTGCTGAACCGCCGCGTTGAGGTCCGCGAGCGACTCGACGACCTGGGTTCGTTCGAACCCCTTCAGCCGCTGGGTGTTTTCCAGGTCAATCCTACGCGGATAGACTTTGACCAGGCCATGCGGCGCCATGGTTTCGAGTTCGGGTGCGGTGTCGCAGGCAAAGACGATGATCGGCACGCGGCACTTTCCGGCTTGCGCAAAGACGTTGGTGGCAAGCGTATCGGATATACCCCAGACGCATTTGGCAACCGTGTTGGACGAGGCAGGCGCCACCACGACCGTGTGGTAGACGCCGTGGTAAAATTCGCCGACGGGAATGGCGCTCGCCGTCTTGTCGTGCAGCACGCGCGTCGTCTCCGGAAAATCGAGTTTGAGCTTGTACATGCGCAGCACTTCATTGGCGGCTTTCGACACGAAGACATCGCAATGTTCGAGTTGGCGAACAAGTGCGAAGCTCTCCGTGAAAAAATGCCCGGACCCCGTCAAAACCCACGCCCAGCGCGGCACGTGCAGCTTCACCATCGGCTATCCTGCCTTCTTTGCCGAGCGGGTCGAAGCCACGATCCCGATGCCGGGCAGCTTGCCCGATGCGAGTAGCGCGCCCGCCTCGGCGGCATCCTTCGGACCGGCGAGACGGAAATCGATGCCGTCGGGCAGCATGGCGGCAAAGCCTGGGTCGACAATGCCCCTGGCCTTCAGGCTGTCAGGGGTATCGTTGTCGAAGAATGCATCGGTCTGCTTGATAAGCAACAGCGCGTTCGCGCCAAGCTTCCCGGCAAGCCAGGCAGCCAGGGAATCGGAGGTAATGTCCCAAGAGGCCGGAACGTCCGGTGCCGGCAACGCAAGTGACGACGGCAGCCACACCGGAACCTTGCCTTCGTCCAATGCTCGCACAATCTCCTCCAGCGATCGTGCCGGCGTCAGTCTTTCGTCCCGATCGAGGATGACTTGGCCGAACTGCTCCATGGCGAGGATCGCCATGGCATGTGCGGCGGTGTCGGAAAAATCCATGCGGGTCTGCGTCTCGCGCACCTGGTCGGCAAACAGGCCGCCGCCGGGCACGATGACGATCGGTAGCCTGGAACCCGCCAGCGCCGCGATCCAGCTCGTCATTTCCGCCGCATGGGCAGTGCTGCCGCCAAGCTTGACGACGGCCCGCCCGAGGACGTCGGAGCCTTGCTGGCGCGGCCGGGAAACACTACTTCGGTTTTTTCGGCCGGCAGAGCCGGAGGCGACACCGCGTCCTGCCGATTGGCGCTTGCGTTCGATCTCGACGCCGACACCGCCAGGCCCGAGCTCGAGTTTTTCCACCCTTACCGTGACGCGCACGACGCGCTGGTTCTCCAGAACGTGCGCCGCCACTTGCTCGGCCAAAGCCTCGCTGAGCTGAATGTGCCCCCGCGCGACGATGGTGCGAATGCCATCCATGATGATGTCATAGGAGAACACATGGCGCATGTCCTCGGGATGGTCGGTGACTTGCAGCACGTCGGCGATCACATCAAAGCGCACCTTTTGAGTATGACCATGCTCGAAGCTGTAGGCACCGATCTGGACCGGCAGAACAAAATCCCGCACGAAAATCCTGTCCGTGCCCAGTGTCGGATCGGTGCCCGGCGAATAGCCTCTCGCTGCCAACAGGCGATAGTCGATGCTCGATTTACCGCCCGTCCCAGGCTCTGCCGGGACCAATTCGCGAATCTGCGAGACCGCCTCGGCGCTGATTGAACCCGCGCGGTCGGCATGGCCACACAGCGCGCCGCGAAAGCCGAGGAAATCGGGAGCGAAAGGCAATAGACGTGGAATATCCGGGGCTTCGAGCGATCCGCTCAGGCCAACCATCAGACCGAGCGACTTGGCTCGATCGACGAATCCCGGAATCCGCTCCGGTGGCAAATGGTCGAGCAGCCGGCCCTTTCCCTTCTGCGCGGTATCAACCATCACGCCGTGGAAGCGGTGCCTGCCGAATACCGGCAGGAGCTCGAAGTCCGGCGCCATATCGGCAAAGAGCACAGCGATCAACTTCGTTCGCGCGGCGAGCGGTTCGAGCGCCTCCGCGCAGGCAGGGATGTGAGCCGATGGGAAAAACCCGATCTTGACATAATCGACGCCGGTCGCCGCGATCTCTTCAGCCTTGGCGCGGATCGTTTCGGGTTCCATCGGCAGGTCGCCGCAGACCGCGCTGACCGGAGCCCGACCAGCGATGAACGAAATCGTTCGGCGGATGGTTTCCATGGGTACCGCGCCCAACGCTCCCGCCTTCGGATCCTTCAGATCGACGATGTCGGCGCCGCCCGAAAGAACGATCTCCGCCTCTTCGATGCCGGTGACGCTGGCCAGCATTCTGGTCATTTGAACAGTTTCTCCAGTTTGGAGGACAAGATTTCGTCCGCTCGATTCTCACGCACGTCGCGGATGACATAGCTGCGAACGACCTCGAAATCGAAGATGGCAATCTTTTCAGCCGCCATGGCATGTTTGTCAAAAAGACAGCGAGCCAGGGCAGACGCGAAAAGTCGTCCGATAGGGTTTGATAAATTTTGCGGGTCGGCTAAGTTGACCATGGGCACCTGGACTTAGCGCTGCTCCGACACCCGTCGGACCTCAGCGCAAGAATGGGTAATTACTATCGATGACGAGCGCGGTGCCGGGCACTCTCGCCGCCTTTTTGTGCTTTTTTTCCCTGACCGTCAACGCTCCGGGCGCGATAGCCCAGGAAGCGGCGGCGAAGCCGGAAAAAAAGGTCACTGAAATCAAGATAGGGTATTTGCGGGCCTACGCGCCGCAATTGACGCTTTCCATGCTCGACCTGCCGCCGCGTGATGAAGGTGTCGCCGGCGCCACTGTGGCAATCGGCGATAACAACACCACCGGAAAATTCACCGACCAGAAATTCAGCCTCGACGTGACCGAGATCAAACCCGAAGCCGACGCGGTTCAGGCATTCGAGGACCTGATCGCCAAAGGTGACCACTATGTCGTCGCAGACCTCTCGGCCAAACAATTGCTGTCGATCGCCGATATAGCCCGCGACAAGGGCGTGCTGATCTTCAACATCGGTGCCACCGACGATAGCCTGCGCGAGGAGGACTGCCGCATCAATGTTTTTCATATCGCGCCGACGCGCAGCATGCTTGCCGATGCGCTGGCGCAGTATCTCATGGTGAAGAAGTGGCCGAATTGGGTGCTGCTCTACGGCTCGCATGAGCAGGACCATCTCTACGCCGACGCGTTGCGCCGCGCGGCAACCCGTTTCGGCGGCCAGATCGTCGCCGAGAAGGAATTCAAGGACACCGGCACGGCCAGGCGTACCGACACCGGCGCCACGCAGATACAGCAGCAGATTTCCGTATTCACGCAGGATCTGCCGGAGCACGACATTGTGCTTGTCGCCGACGAAAGCCAGGTGTTTGGCACCTACGTGCCCTACCGCACCTGGACGCCGCGGCTGGTCGCCGGCACGGCCGGGCTTGTTGCATCGTCGTGGCATCCCGCCAGCGAGCAATGGGGCGGCATCCAGATGCAGAGCCGCTTCCTGAAGACGACGAGCCGACGGATGCTTTCCAAGGACATGTCGGCGTGGACAGCAGTGCGTGCCGTCGGCGAAGCCACCACGCGCACCAAAGGCGACGATGCCAAAAAGATCAGTGACTACATCCGATCGGGCGATTTCTCGGTTGCCGCCTTCAAGGGACAGAAGCTCACCTTCCGCAAATGGAACCTCCAGCTTCGCCAGCCGATCCTGCTTGGCGACACCAAGTCGGTCGTGTCGACATCACCGCAGGAGGGCTATCTCCACCAATTCTCCGAACTCGATACGCTTGGTATCGATCAGCCGGAAACGAAATGCGTTCTCAAGTAGGGCCAAAGGGGAGGAATTTGCGTGCAGACACGAGCTTGTGCATTCGCCATTCTCGCGGCCGGCCTCACGGCCAGCCCGGCATCGGCCTATACGGCCTACGTTTCCAACGAGAAGGACAACACGATGACAGTCGTCGACACGGCCACCATGCAAGTGGTGAAGACCGTCGAGGTCGGCCAGAGGCCACGCGGCATCACCATCTCGCATGACGGCAAATTCGTTTATCTTTGCGCCAGTGATGACGACACGGTCGAAATCATCGACACCGCGACGCTGCAAATCGTCGGCACGCTGCCATCTGGCCCCGATCCCGAATTGTTCGTGCTCTCGCCTGACGGCAAGACGCTCTATGTCGCCAATGAGGACGACAACCTCGTCACCGCCATCGACGTCGAGAGCAAGCAGGTCATGGCCGAGATTCCAGTCGGCGTGGAACCGGAAGGCATGGGTATCAGCCCTGATGGCAAGACCATGGTCAACACCTCGGAAACCACCAGCATGGCGCATTTCATCGACACTGGCACCCACGATGTAACCGATAACGTGCTGGTCGACACGCGCCCGCGCTTTGCCGAATTCAAGCCGGACGGCTCGCAGGTCTGGGTCAGCGCCGAAGTGGGCGGCACCGTCAGCGTCATCGATAACGCCAAACGCGAAGTGGTGAAGAAGATCCAGTTCGCGATTCAGGGATTGCGGGCTGAGACCATCCAGCCGGTAGGCATCGCCATCAGCGCCGACGGCAAGAAAGCCTATGTCGCGCTCGGCCCGGCGAACCATGTCGCCGTGGTCAATACCGACACCTTCGAGGTCGAGAAATACATCCTCGTCGGCCAACGCGTCTGGCACCTGGCCTTCACACCCGACCAGAAAACGCTGATCACCACGAATGGCAACTCCAACGACATCACGTTCATCGATACGGCGACCGACGAGCCGGTCCAATCGCTCACCGTGGGCCAGCAGCCTTGGGG
Protein-coding regions in this window:
- a CDS encoding ABC transporter substrate-binding protein; the encoded protein is MTSAVPGTLAAFLCFFSLTVNAPGAIAQEAAAKPEKKVTEIKIGYLRAYAPQLTLSMLDLPPRDEGVAGATVAIGDNNTTGKFTDQKFSLDVTEIKPEADAVQAFEDLIAKGDHYVVADLSAKQLLSIADIARDKGVLIFNIGATDDSLREEDCRINVFHIAPTRSMLADALAQYLMVKKWPNWVLLYGSHEQDHLYADALRRAATRFGGQIVAEKEFKDTGTARRTDTGATQIQQQISVFTQDLPEHDIVLVADESQVFGTYVPYRTWTPRLVAGTAGLVASSWHPASEQWGGIQMQSRFLKTTSRRMLSKDMSAWTAVRAVGEATTRTKGDDAKKISDYIRSGDFSVAAFKGQKLTFRKWNLQLRQPILLGDTKSVVSTSPQEGYLHQFSELDTLGIDQPETKCVLK
- a CDS encoding (5-formylfuran-3-yl)methyl phosphate synthase; translated protein: MTRMLASVTGIEEAEIVLSGGADIVDLKDPKAGALGAVPMETIRRTISFIAGRAPVSAVCGDLPMEPETIRAKAEEIAATGVDYVKIGFFPSAHIPACAEALEPLAARTKLIAVLFADMAPDFELLPVFGRHRFHGVMVDTAQKGKGRLLDHLPPERIPGFVDRAKSLGLMVGLSGSLEAPDIPRLLPFAPDFLGFRGALCGHADRAGSISAEAVSQIRELVPAEPGTGGKSSIDYRLLAARGYSPGTDPTLGTDRIFVRDFVLPVQIGAYSFEHGHTQKVRFDVIADVLQVTDHPEDMRHVFSYDIIMDGIRTIVARGHIQLSEALAEQVAAHVLENQRVVRVTVRVEKLELGPGGVGVEIERKRQSAGRGVASGSAGRKNRSSVSRPRQQGSDVLGRAVVKLGGSTAHAAEMTSWIAALAGSRLPIVIVPGGGLFADQVRETQTRMDFSDTAAHAMAILAMEQFGQVILDRDERLTPARSLEEIVRALDEGKVPVWLPSSLALPAPDVPASWDITSDSLAAWLAGKLGANALLLIKQTDAFFDNDTPDSLKARGIVDPGFAAMLPDGIDFRLAGPKDAAEAGALLASGKLPGIGIVASTRSAKKAG
- a CDS encoding YVTN family beta-propeller repeat protein; the protein is MQTRACAFAILAAGLTASPASAYTAYVSNEKDNTMTVVDTATMQVVKTVEVGQRPRGITISHDGKFVYLCASDDDTVEIIDTATLQIVGTLPSGPDPELFVLSPDGKTLYVANEDDNLVTAIDVESKQVMAEIPVGVEPEGMGISPDGKTMVNTSETTSMAHFIDTGTHDVTDNVLVDTRPRFAEFKPDGSQVWVSAEVGGTVSVIDNAKREVVKKIQFAIQGLRAETIQPVGIAISADGKKAYVALGPANHVAVVNTDTFEVEKYILVGQRVWHLAFTPDQKTLITTNGNSNDITFIDTATDEPVQSLTVGQQPWGVAISPK
- a CDS encoding DUF447 domain-containing protein; the protein is MPYIRETIITTVDKTGKVHIAPIGIISEKDGWVIAPFRPSVTLDNLAAVPFAIANYTDDVRVFAGCLTGRKDWPTVPLEDFLVPRLATALAHSVLEVESVDDDGVRPRHFCRVLREEMHAPFTGLNRAKAAVLELAILVSRLGMLPRDKIEAEIAYLSISIEKTAGADEREAWGWLMQRVSDHLAAKGSSSGDA
- a CDS encoding hydantoinase/oxoprolinase family protein, producing MEKRKSIIAGFDIGGAHLKVTRAQGGRIVGAVTIATPLWQGLHSLTSALDETAPIYAEADLNAFTMTGELSDIFASRDIGVTTLLDQISNRFPTGEKLIYAGSSGFVEVEQAARLSTDVASANWHATASLVAKLAGDALFVDMGSTTTDIIAIKNGAVVNEGYTDAGRLLTGELVYTGFTRTFLFGVASSAPVHRRLTPLMNEYFASIADAHRILGVLDEEDDMHPSADGKEKTVHGSIARLARMVGRDAAELSPPEWGEVARWFSEQQLRKIHDAASLVAWGLAQDVPIVGAGTGRWQIRRLAERMERRFVDFADIVPAHEAVRGEASRAAPASAVALLAGYRSQAA
- a CDS encoding flavoprotein, with protein sequence MVKLHVPRWAWVLTGSGHFFTESFALVRQLEHCDVFVSKAANEVLRMYKLKLDFPETTRVLHDKTASAIPVGEFYHGVYHTVVVAPASSNTVAKCVWGISDTLATNVFAQAGKCRVPIIVFACDTAPELETMAPHGLVKVYPRRIDLENTQRLKGFERTQVVESLADLNAAVQQRRAELSGHG
- a CDS encoding DUF6513 domain-containing protein; amino-acid sequence: MAERLVFLTGHLARARLEKLLSGLGETEFSWEVVDIGVKVAALMTEDIIKRRLIAPNAVDRFILPGRYRGDIEQLSNHFGVPFARGPDEIADLPAFLGRVGEPPDLTRHDMRIFAEIVDAPMLSIEALMLRAGTLAAAGADVIDLGCLPETPFPLLSEAVRELKAQGFQVSVDSASADELSIGARAGADYLLSLDENTLPIIFGHGGTAVLIPSAPGDLDSLGRAIDTAQRAGISFIADPVLDPIHFGFAQSLGRFIEARRRWPEIELLMGTGNLTELTDADSSGVTAVLTGLCSELGVRNVLAVHVSPHTVRTIEEHDIARRVMFAARNDGALPRSYHPGLLQIHDRKPFTASTDDIAALAAEVRDANYRIAAAEDGIHIFNGKGHAVATGAFEFFAALGVETDGAHAFYLGAELTKAEIAWRLGKRYVQDEPLAWGVAAPALETDRTRLAEPGETLRAKKEG